One Georgenia wutianyii DNA segment encodes these proteins:
- a CDS encoding phosphoketolase family protein, giving the protein MTTLDVPAVWRRRSRQGPDEATIDRIDAWWRAANYLSVGQIYLLDNPLLREPLHTDHVKPRLLGHWGTTPGLNFLYAHANRAIQDREQPMLYIAGPGHGGPGLVANTYLEGTYSEVYSDVTQDVEGMRRLFRQFSFPGGIPSHVAPETPGSIHEGGELGYALSHAYGAVLDNPDLLVLAVVGDGEAETGPLAASWHSNKFVNPRTDGVVLPVLHLNGFKIANPTVLARIGDDELTDLMRGYGHHPYVFTAGFDDEEPVSIHARFAALLDEVLDEIADIKQRAAQTDPEELERPSWPMIAMRTPKGWTCPKVIDGHQVEGSWRAHQVPLASARDTPEHLRTLEDWMRSYRPEELFDADGRLVGEVAALAPVGHLRMSDNPSTNGGILLRDLRLPDVTDFAVDVPVPGGVVSESTRVLGEWLTEVIRRNPDNFRLFGPDEVASNRLQAVYEVTAKQWNAEIIATDRDDHLARVGRVMETLSEHQCQGWLEGYLLTGRHGLFTSYEAFIHIVDSMVNQHLKWLKVTDELSWRRPIASLNYLLSSHVWRQDHNGFSHQDPGFIDHVVNKGADVVRVYLPPDTNTLLATYDHVMRTRQYVNVVVAGKQPGPDFLTMEQAQDHCQRGLGIWEWAGSEEEGTEPDVVLACAGDVPTLEVLAAASLLREHLPELRVRVVNVVDLMRLQDEQEHPHGLSDRAFDTLFTRDRPVVFAYHGYPWLIHRLTYRRTNHSNIHVRGYKEEGTTTTPFDMVMLNDLDRYHLVIDVIDQVPGLGARHAGLRQRMADARLAARRYTRLHGIDMPEVAAWQWSDAGETGTQDAGPQHDTGGDNE; this is encoded by the coding sequence ATGACCACTCTCGACGTCCCCGCGGTGTGGCGCCGGCGCAGCCGGCAGGGTCCAGACGAGGCGACCATCGACCGCATCGACGCGTGGTGGCGCGCCGCCAACTACCTGTCCGTCGGGCAGATCTACCTGCTGGACAACCCGCTGCTGCGCGAACCGCTGCACACCGACCACGTGAAGCCTCGACTGCTCGGCCACTGGGGCACGACGCCGGGGCTGAACTTCCTCTACGCCCACGCCAACCGGGCCATCCAGGACCGCGAGCAGCCGATGCTCTACATCGCCGGACCGGGCCACGGCGGCCCGGGACTCGTGGCGAACACCTACCTCGAAGGCACGTACTCCGAGGTGTACTCCGACGTCACCCAGGACGTCGAGGGCATGCGCCGGCTCTTCCGCCAGTTCTCCTTCCCCGGCGGCATCCCCTCGCACGTCGCACCCGAGACGCCGGGGTCGATCCACGAGGGCGGCGAGCTCGGCTACGCCCTCTCCCACGCCTACGGCGCCGTGCTCGACAACCCCGACCTGCTCGTCCTCGCCGTCGTGGGCGACGGCGAGGCGGAGACCGGTCCGCTCGCCGCGAGCTGGCACTCCAACAAGTTCGTCAACCCGCGCACCGACGGCGTCGTCCTTCCCGTCCTGCACCTCAACGGGTTCAAGATCGCCAACCCGACGGTCCTCGCCCGCATCGGCGACGACGAGCTCACCGACCTCATGCGCGGCTACGGCCACCACCCCTACGTCTTCACCGCCGGCTTCGACGACGAGGAGCCGGTCTCGATCCACGCCCGGTTCGCCGCGCTGCTCGACGAGGTCCTCGACGAGATCGCCGACATCAAGCAGCGCGCCGCGCAGACCGACCCGGAGGAGCTCGAGCGGCCCAGCTGGCCGATGATCGCCATGCGCACGCCGAAGGGCTGGACGTGCCCTAAGGTCATCGACGGCCACCAGGTCGAGGGCTCGTGGCGCGCCCACCAGGTGCCCCTCGCCAGCGCCCGCGACACCCCCGAGCACCTGCGCACCCTCGAGGACTGGATGCGCAGCTACCGGCCCGAGGAGCTCTTCGACGCCGACGGCCGGCTCGTCGGGGAGGTCGCCGCGCTCGCCCCGGTGGGCCACCTGCGGATGAGCGACAACCCGAGCACCAACGGCGGCATCCTCCTGCGCGACCTGCGCCTGCCCGACGTCACGGACTTCGCCGTCGACGTGCCGGTGCCCGGCGGCGTCGTCAGCGAGTCCACCCGCGTGCTCGGCGAGTGGCTCACCGAGGTCATCCGCCGCAACCCCGACAACTTCCGGCTCTTCGGGCCGGACGAGGTGGCCTCCAACCGGCTCCAGGCGGTCTACGAGGTCACCGCCAAGCAGTGGAACGCCGAGATCATCGCGACCGACCGCGACGACCACCTCGCCCGCGTCGGGCGCGTCATGGAGACGCTGTCGGAGCACCAGTGCCAGGGCTGGCTCGAGGGCTACCTGCTCACCGGCCGCCACGGCCTGTTCACCTCCTACGAGGCGTTCATCCACATCGTCGACTCGATGGTCAACCAGCACCTCAAGTGGCTCAAGGTCACCGACGAGCTCAGCTGGCGCCGGCCGATCGCCTCGCTGAACTACCTGCTGAGCTCGCACGTGTGGCGACAGGACCACAACGGCTTCTCCCACCAGGACCCGGGCTTCATCGACCACGTCGTCAACAAGGGCGCCGACGTCGTGCGCGTCTACCTGCCGCCGGACACCAACACGCTGCTCGCCACCTACGACCACGTCATGCGCACCCGCCAGTACGTCAACGTCGTCGTCGCCGGCAAGCAGCCCGGGCCGGACTTCCTCACGATGGAGCAGGCGCAGGACCACTGCCAGCGCGGCCTGGGCATCTGGGAGTGGGCGGGCAGCGAGGAGGAGGGCACCGAGCCCGACGTCGTCCTCGCCTGCGCAGGTGACGTGCCCACCCTCGAGGTGCTCGCCGCGGCGAGCCTGCTCCGCGAGCACCTGCCCGAGCTCAGGGTGCGGGTGGTCAACGTCGTGGACCTCATGCGGCTGCAGGACGAGCAGGAGCACCCGCACGGCCTCAGCGACCGCGCCTTCGACACGCTCTTCACCCGCGACCGCCCGGTCGTCTTCGCCTACCACGGCTACCCGTGGCTCATCCACCGGCTCACCTACCGGCGCACCAACCACTCCAACATCCACGTGCGGGGGTACAAGGAGGAGGGCACGACGACGACGCCGTTCGACATGGTCATGCTCAACGACCTCGACCGCTACCACCTCGTCATCGACGTCATCGACCAGGTGCCCGGGCTCGGGGCGCGCCACGCGGGACTGCGCCAGCGGATGGCCGACGCACGGCTGGCCGCCCGCCGCTACACCCGCCTGCACGGCATCGACATGCCCGAGGTCGCCGCGTGGCAGTGGTCCGATGCCGGGGAGACGGGGACGCAGGACGCCGGCCCGCAGCACGACACGGGAGGGGACAACGAGTGA
- the pta gene encoding phosphate acetyltransferase, whose protein sequence is MARSIYIASPEGQTGKSTIALGLVDLFVRRVERVGIFRPVVPAGDERDNVLELLLSHDGVDLSYEDAVGVTYDEVHADEKAAMSRIVQRFHAVEERSDVVVIVGSDYTDVAGPAELAFNGRVAANLGAPVLLAVRAMDRSTEEIAQVVDIATSELRSDHATVAAVAINRCEPDRLEEVRAAVARPDVPVWVFPEIPVLAAPTISDLVTALEGTVIAGDDALLAREAESILVCGMNVEHILERLTEGQVAIAAGDRSEVLIALAAAHSSQNFPSLAGIVLNGGFEPNGAVRTLVEGLGRSLPIITTQHNTYESARIASTTRGVISRGSQRKRDLALGAFERSVDVEDVVKILDVPRSDVVTPLMFEARLLDRARAARKHIVLPEGNDDRILRAASTLLSRGVAELTLLGVESAVRDRASDLGLDIDAATVVDPRTSDLLQPFAEEYTRLRAHRGMTLERALEIMPSVSYFGTMMVHTGRADGMVSGALHTTAHTIKPSFEIIKTRPGTSIVSSVFLMALADRVLVYGDCAVNPDPNAEQLADIAISSAETSAQFGIEPRIAMLSYSTGTSGSGADVDKVRAATEIVRERRPDLSVEGPIQYDAAVDASVAQTKLPGSQVAGKATVFIFPDLNTGNNTYKAVQRSAGAVAIGPVLQGLNKPVNDLSRGALVQDIVNTVAITAIQAQANEEQQ, encoded by the coding sequence GTGGCCCGTAGCATCTACATCGCCTCGCCCGAGGGGCAGACCGGGAAGTCGACGATCGCGCTCGGCCTCGTCGACCTGTTCGTCCGGCGGGTGGAGCGCGTGGGGATCTTCCGGCCGGTCGTCCCGGCCGGCGACGAGCGGGACAACGTCCTGGAGCTCCTGCTCTCCCACGACGGCGTCGACCTCTCCTACGAGGACGCGGTCGGGGTCACCTACGACGAGGTCCACGCGGACGAGAAGGCCGCGATGAGCCGGATCGTCCAGCGCTTCCACGCCGTGGAGGAGCGCAGCGACGTCGTCGTCATCGTCGGGTCGGACTACACCGACGTCGCGGGCCCCGCGGAGCTCGCGTTCAACGGCCGGGTGGCAGCCAACCTCGGCGCGCCCGTCCTCCTCGCCGTGCGGGCGATGGACCGCTCGACCGAGGAGATCGCGCAGGTCGTCGACATCGCGACGAGCGAGCTGCGCTCGGACCACGCGACGGTCGCCGCCGTCGCCATCAACCGCTGCGAGCCGGACCGGCTGGAGGAGGTGCGCGCGGCCGTCGCGCGCCCGGACGTGCCGGTCTGGGTCTTCCCGGAGATCCCCGTCCTCGCGGCCCCCACGATCTCCGACCTCGTCACCGCGCTCGAGGGCACCGTCATCGCGGGCGACGACGCGCTGCTCGCCCGCGAGGCCGAGTCGATCCTCGTGTGCGGCATGAACGTCGAGCACATCCTCGAGCGGCTCACAGAGGGCCAGGTCGCGATCGCGGCGGGCGACCGCTCCGAGGTCCTCATCGCACTCGCCGCCGCGCACTCCTCGCAGAACTTCCCCTCCCTCGCGGGCATCGTGCTCAACGGCGGCTTCGAGCCGAACGGCGCGGTCCGCACGCTCGTCGAGGGCCTGGGCCGGTCGCTGCCGATCATCACGACGCAGCACAACACCTACGAGTCCGCGCGGATCGCCTCGACCACCCGCGGCGTCATCTCCCGCGGCAGCCAGCGCAAGCGCGACCTCGCCCTCGGTGCCTTCGAGCGCAGCGTCGACGTCGAGGACGTCGTCAAGATCCTCGACGTCCCGCGCAGCGACGTCGTCACCCCGCTCATGTTCGAGGCGCGGCTGCTCGACCGGGCGCGCGCCGCCCGCAAGCACATCGTCCTGCCCGAGGGCAACGACGACCGGATCCTGCGCGCGGCGAGCACCCTGCTCTCCCGCGGGGTCGCCGAGCTCACGCTGCTCGGCGTCGAGAGCGCCGTGCGTGACCGGGCCAGCGACCTCGGCCTGGACATCGACGCCGCGACGGTCGTCGACCCGCGCACGAGCGACCTGCTCCAGCCGTTCGCCGAGGAGTACACCCGGCTGCGCGCCCACCGCGGCATGACGCTCGAGCGGGCGCTGGAGATCATGCCGAGCGTGTCCTACTTCGGCACGATGATGGTCCACACCGGACGCGCGGACGGCATGGTCTCCGGCGCGCTCCACACGACGGCGCACACGATCAAGCCGTCCTTCGAGATCATCAAGACCCGCCCGGGCACCTCGATCGTGTCCTCGGTGTTCCTCATGGCGCTGGCCGACCGCGTGCTCGTCTACGGCGACTGCGCCGTCAACCCCGACCCGAACGCCGAGCAGCTCGCCGACATCGCGATCTCCTCGGCCGAGACGTCGGCCCAGTTCGGCATCGAGCCGCGCATCGCCATGCTGTCCTACTCCACCGGTACCTCCGGCAGCGGCGCGGACGTCGACAAGGTGCGTGCGGCGACGGAGATCGTCCGCGAGCGCCGGCCCGACCTGTCCGTCGAGGGGCCGATCCAGTACGACGCCGCCGTCGACGCGTCGGTGGCCCAGACCAAGCTGCCGGGGTCGCAGGTCGCGGGCAAGGCGACCGTCTTCATCTTCCCGGACCTCAACACCGGGAACAACACCTACAAGGCGGTCCAGCGCTCGGCCGGTGCCGTGGCGATCGGGCCGGTCCTCCAGGGGCTGAACAAGCCGGTCAACGACCTCTCGCGCGGCGCCCTGGTCCAGGACATCGTCAACACCGTCGCCATCACCGCCATCCAGGCGCAGGCCAACGAGGAGCAGCAGTGA
- a CDS encoding acetate/propionate family kinase: MSSTVLVINSGSSSIKYQLIEPEQGIVVASGLVERIGEHTGRLRHTFEGVDTTLSEPFADHGVGLRRVLDLFTEVGPGLADAGIVAVGHRVVQGGSRYSGPALVDENVLADIEELIPLAPLHNRANLRGIEVARELLPDVPHVAVFDTAFFSDLPEAAATYALDREVAEKYRVRRYGAHGTSHQYVSRTAATIVGRPLEELRQVVLHLGNGASASAVSGGRALDTSMGMTPLEGLVMGTRTGDIDPAVIFHLARNGGFTIDEIDDLFNRRSGVKGLAGQNDMRELHELVAAGDPAARLALDVYSHRLRKYVGAYAAVLGGLDVVTFTAGIGENDDIVRAESMRGLEFLGIELDAERNAGRIKEPRVISTDSSRVTVLVVPTKEEQEIARQAVSLL; the protein is encoded by the coding sequence GTGAGCAGCACCGTCCTAGTCATCAACTCGGGGTCGTCCTCGATCAAGTACCAGCTGATCGAGCCGGAGCAGGGCATCGTCGTCGCCTCCGGTCTCGTCGAGCGCATCGGGGAGCACACGGGCCGGCTGCGCCACACCTTCGAGGGTGTCGACACGACGCTCTCCGAGCCGTTCGCGGACCACGGCGTGGGCCTGCGCCGGGTGCTCGACCTCTTCACCGAGGTCGGCCCGGGTCTCGCCGACGCCGGGATCGTCGCCGTGGGCCACCGGGTCGTCCAGGGCGGGTCCCGGTACTCCGGCCCGGCGCTGGTCGACGAGAACGTGCTCGCGGACATCGAGGAGCTCATCCCGCTCGCCCCGCTCCACAACCGGGCGAACCTGCGCGGCATCGAGGTGGCGCGCGAGCTGCTGCCCGACGTCCCGCACGTCGCCGTCTTCGACACCGCGTTCTTCTCCGACCTGCCCGAGGCCGCGGCGACCTACGCGCTGGACCGGGAGGTCGCCGAGAAGTACCGGGTGCGTCGCTACGGCGCCCACGGCACGTCCCACCAGTACGTCTCGCGCACCGCCGCGACGATCGTCGGCCGCCCGCTGGAGGAGCTGCGCCAGGTGGTCCTCCACCTCGGGAACGGGGCCTCGGCCTCGGCCGTCTCCGGTGGCCGGGCGCTGGACACCTCGATGGGCATGACGCCGCTCGAGGGTCTGGTCATGGGCACCCGCACCGGCGACATCGACCCGGCGGTGATCTTCCACCTCGCCCGCAACGGCGGCTTCACCATCGACGAGATCGACGACCTGTTCAACCGCCGCTCCGGCGTCAAGGGGCTCGCCGGGCAGAACGACATGCGCGAGCTCCACGAGCTCGTCGCCGCCGGTGACCCGGCCGCCCGGCTCGCCCTCGACGTCTACTCCCACCGGCTGCGCAAGTACGTGGGTGCCTACGCCGCGGTCCTCGGCGGCCTCGACGTCGTGACCTTCACCGCCGGCATCGGCGAGAACGACGACATCGTGCGCGCCGAGTCGATGCGGGGCCTGGAGTTCCTCGGCATCGAGCTCGACGCCGAGCGCAACGCCGGGCGCATCAAGGAGCCGCGCGTCATCTCGACCGACTCCTCCCGCGTCACCGTGCTCGTCGTGCCCACCAAGGAGGAGCAGGAGATCGCCCGCCAGGCCGTCTCGCTCCTCTGA
- a CDS encoding PKD domain-containing protein translates to MNPSLPPSHAWLRRCLSLLLTLALVGLAPAAWADSRPADPADPATPVTVTADALPTPQINGVVWAMAMAGTTVYVGGSFSAARPAGSPAGQNTVPRANIMAFDVITGQMTSFAPTLNQQVRTLAVSPDGRRLYVGGEFTTVNGQARQRIAAFDTATGALVPGFAPPVNYHVRAIVATNTTVYAGGNFTAVGSAARGRLAAFRASDGALLDWAPQATGGTVDAMTIDPAGARVAVGGGFTALNGSNNPGYGLGMLDTVTGASLPFAANSLVRNGTSDGAIDTLATDGTTIYGGGWTFGKEGGTWEGLFAASWDGGAVRWLNDCHGDTYGVYPVGDVVYAASHTHYCENIGGMRQGPGGVGDYPYHRAVAFGKEPTGTASWEPDQRRYYSFEGQPTSTQLGWFPELNTGSYTGQYQGPWSVVGNGDYVVMGGEFTRVNGTSQQGLTRFTTADKAPNAVGPSLFNATYPLNVSSTEAGQVRVNWRTNQDLDNENLTYRVYRDTQNGAGLVHTRTVTSRYWNPFTMGFTDTGVAPGSSHRYRVAVTDPFGNIANSPWTTVAVAASGADSAYVEAVYADEPTSYWRLGEASGPALADTVGLHPLTAAAGLSPTTGAIAGDGNGAMRFTGTNTGWAATTAQGNPPDVFTVETWFRTTSSAGGRLVGWSNRATQGSSSKHDRQLYMDGSGRIHFGVKPAASRLVVSSAAGYNDGAWHHAVATLSEDGMALYLDGAAVGGRADVTVGEHLALGYWRIGGDTVNGWPSAPSSGYFAGDLDEVAIYKTALSARDVAEHHAAGTATEAPNLAPVAAFTSSTDGLALGVDGRGSSDEDGEVVSHEWTFGDGASASGAETSHTYAQAGTYDVTLTVRDDDGATTSLTRQVTVAPVPNAAPLAAFTSSTDGLALGVDGRGSSDEDGEVVSHEWTFGDGASASGAETSHTYAQAGTYDVTLTVRDDDGATTSLTRQVTVSAVPAPLALDVFGRTVSNGWGSADAGGPWTAVGTASNFSVAGGAGRIALRTPGAGPGMRLAGISSTDVEVRVRAGADKPATGGGTYLTVTPRYLPDGNRYFVDTRVLATGQVVLTAGRRVSDVETALQSRTVSGLTAVPGQPLEVRAQAVGTAPTTLRAKVWAAGTAEPGAWTVAVTDTTAALQAPGGIALRGYLSTSATNAPVTVSFDDLWVGAPQ, encoded by the coding sequence GTGAACCCCTCCCTCCCTCCCTCGCACGCCTGGCTGCGCCGGTGCCTGTCCCTCCTCCTCACGCTCGCCCTGGTCGGCCTCGCCCCGGCGGCCTGGGCCGACAGCAGGCCCGCCGACCCGGCCGACCCCGCCACGCCCGTGACCGTCACCGCCGACGCGCTGCCCACGCCCCAGATCAACGGGGTCGTGTGGGCGATGGCGATGGCCGGCACCACCGTCTACGTCGGCGGGAGCTTCTCCGCCGCGCGTCCCGCGGGCTCACCGGCCGGCCAGAACACCGTCCCGCGCGCGAACATCATGGCCTTCGACGTCATCACGGGGCAGATGACCTCCTTCGCCCCGACCCTCAACCAGCAGGTCCGTACGCTCGCGGTGTCTCCCGACGGCCGACGCCTGTACGTCGGCGGGGAGTTCACCACCGTCAACGGCCAGGCCCGTCAGCGCATCGCCGCCTTCGACACCGCCACGGGGGCGCTCGTCCCCGGCTTCGCGCCGCCCGTGAACTACCACGTGCGCGCGATCGTCGCGACGAACACCACGGTCTACGCCGGCGGCAACTTCACCGCGGTGGGCAGCGCCGCGCGCGGCCGCCTCGCGGCGTTCCGGGCCTCCGACGGTGCGCTGCTCGACTGGGCGCCGCAGGCCACCGGCGGCACGGTCGACGCGATGACCATCGACCCCGCCGGCGCCAGGGTCGCCGTCGGCGGCGGGTTCACCGCGCTCAACGGCTCGAACAACCCGGGCTACGGCCTCGGGATGCTCGACACCGTCACCGGCGCGTCACTCCCGTTCGCCGCCAACAGCCTGGTGCGCAACGGCACGAGCGACGGCGCGATCGACACCCTCGCCACCGACGGCACGACGATCTACGGCGGCGGCTGGACCTTCGGCAAGGAGGGCGGCACGTGGGAGGGCCTCTTCGCGGCGAGCTGGGACGGCGGTGCGGTGCGCTGGCTCAACGACTGCCACGGGGACACCTACGGCGTCTACCCGGTCGGCGACGTCGTCTACGCCGCCAGCCACACCCACTACTGCGAGAACATCGGCGGCATGCGGCAGGGGCCCGGCGGCGTCGGCGACTACCCCTACCACCGGGCCGTGGCCTTCGGGAAGGAGCCGACCGGCACCGCGTCGTGGGAGCCGGACCAGCGCCGCTACTACAGCTTCGAGGGCCAGCCGACCTCCACCCAGCTCGGCTGGTTCCCCGAGCTCAACACCGGCAGCTACACCGGGCAGTACCAAGGTCCGTGGAGCGTCGTCGGCAACGGTGACTACGTCGTCATGGGCGGGGAGTTCACCCGGGTCAACGGGACCAGCCAGCAGGGGCTCACCAGGTTCACCACCGCGGACAAGGCGCCCAACGCCGTCGGGCCCAGCCTCTTCAACGCGACCTACCCGCTCAACGTCTCCTCCACGGAGGCCGGGCAGGTGCGGGTCAACTGGCGCACGAACCAGGACCTGGACAACGAGAACCTCACCTACCGGGTCTACCGCGACACCCAGAACGGCGCCGGACTCGTCCACACCCGCACGGTGACCTCGCGCTACTGGAACCCGTTCACCATGGGGTTCACCGACACCGGGGTGGCCCCCGGGTCCTCCCACCGCTACCGGGTCGCCGTCACCGACCCCTTCGGCAACATCGCCAACTCGCCGTGGACGACCGTCGCCGTCGCCGCGAGCGGGGCGGACAGCGCCTACGTCGAGGCGGTCTACGCCGACGAGCCGACGAGCTACTGGCGCCTGGGTGAGGCGTCCGGCCCGGCACTCGCCGACACCGTCGGCCTCCACCCGCTCACGGCGGCGGCCGGGCTGAGCCCCACCACCGGCGCGATCGCCGGGGACGGCAACGGGGCGATGCGGTTCACCGGCACGAACACCGGGTGGGCGGCGACGACGGCACAGGGCAACCCGCCGGACGTCTTCACCGTCGAGACCTGGTTCCGCACGACGTCCAGCGCAGGCGGGCGGCTCGTGGGGTGGAGCAACCGCGCGACGCAGGGCAGCTCGAGCAAGCACGACCGGCAGCTGTACATGGACGGCTCCGGCCGCATCCACTTCGGGGTCAAGCCGGCGGCGAGCAGGCTCGTCGTCTCCAGCGCCGCCGGCTACAACGACGGCGCCTGGCACCACGCCGTCGCCACCCTCTCCGAGGACGGCATGGCGCTCTACCTCGACGGCGCCGCGGTCGGCGGGCGTGCCGACGTCACGGTCGGGGAGCACCTCGCCCTGGGCTACTGGCGCATCGGTGGTGACACCGTCAATGGGTGGCCCTCGGCGCCGTCGAGCGGCTACTTCGCCGGCGACCTCGACGAGGTGGCGATCTACAAGACCGCGCTCTCGGCGCGGGACGTCGCCGAGCACCACGCGGCGGGCACCGCGACCGAGGCGCCCAACCTCGCCCCCGTCGCCGCGTTCACGTCGAGCACCGACGGTCTCGCGCTGGGGGTCGACGGGCGTGGGTCGAGCGACGAGGACGGTGAGGTGGTGTCCCACGAGTGGACCTTCGGTGACGGCGCGAGCGCGTCGGGCGCCGAGACGTCCCACACGTACGCGCAGGCCGGGACCTACGACGTCACGCTCACGGTGAGGGACGACGACGGCGCCACGACCAGCCTCACCCGGCAGGTCACCGTCGCGCCCGTGCCCAACGCGGCCCCGCTGGCCGCGTTCACGTCGAGCACCGACGGTCTCGCGCTGGGGGTCGACGGGCGTGGGTCGAGCGACGAGGACGGTGAGGTGGTCTCCCACGAGTGGACCTTCGGTGACGGCGCGAGCGCGTCGGGCGCCGAGACGTCCCACACGTACGCGCAGGCCGGGACCTACGACGTCACGCTCACGGTGAGGGACGACGACGGCGCCACGACCAGCCTCACCCGGCAGGTCACCGTGAGCGCAGTGCCCGCGCCCCTCGCGCTGGACGTCTTCGGGCGCACGGTGAGCAACGGCTGGGGCAGCGCCGACGCCGGCGGGCCGTGGACGGCGGTGGGGACGGCCTCCAACTTCTCCGTCGCCGGCGGCGCCGGGCGGATCGCGCTGCGCACCCCGGGTGCCGGCCCCGGGATGCGCCTGGCGGGGATCTCCTCGACCGATGTGGAGGTGCGGGTCCGTGCCGGTGCCGACAAGCCGGCCACCGGCGGGGGCACCTACCTCACCGTGACCCCGCGCTACCTGCCCGACGGCAACCGCTACTTCGTCGACACGCGGGTGCTGGCGACGGGCCAGGTCGTCCTCACGGCCGGCCGGCGGGTGAGCGACGTCGAGACGGCGCTGCAGTCCCGCACGGTGAGCGGCCTCACCGCGGTCCCGGGCCAGCCGCTGGAGGTGCGGGCCCAGGCGGTGGGCACCGCGCCGACCACCCTGCGGGCCAAGGTGTGGGCCGCGGGCACCGCCGAGCCGGGGGCGTGGACGGTCGCGGTCACCGACACCACGGCCGCGCTCCAGGCACCGGGCGGGATCGCCCTGCGCGGCTACCTGTCGACCTCGGCGACGAACGCCCCGGTGACGGTGTCCTTCGACGACCTGTGGGTCGGTGCCCCTCAGTGA